Proteins encoded in a region of the Pseudomonas viciae genome:
- a CDS encoding tautomerase family protein: MPFANYKFPEGILDHARKEEIIHRTTQMFVEYFGEQVRPFTMVLVEEVADGGWGRADETLTLEKMGLPAKGQ; the protein is encoded by the coding sequence ATGCCATTCGCCAACTACAAATTCCCGGAAGGAATCCTGGACCACGCCCGCAAAGAAGAGATCATCCATCGCACCACGCAGATGTTCGTCGAGTATTTCGGCGAGCAGGTTCGTCCATTCACCATGGTCCTGGTCGAAGAAGTGGCAGATGGCGGCTGGGGCCGCGCCGACGAGACGCTGACGCTTGAGAAGATGGGGTTGCCAGCCAAGGGACAATAA
- a CDS encoding DoxX family protein: MTTENASSLRPALAAVNARAASFEPYLYALLRITFAVILFTHGLPKVLRTSHGSMADPMAGSINLIQNVMGLPFAAQLAFLVMLLETAGALMLATGLGTRLIALLVTLEMVAISYALGPTWPWIDRGIEFPVLMGVLALYIVARGGGAYSLDSRLRPRGLNI, translated from the coding sequence ATGACCACGGAAAACGCATCATCGTTGCGCCCCGCTTTAGCCGCTGTGAACGCACGGGCCGCCAGCTTCGAACCTTATCTGTACGCCCTGCTGCGAATCACCTTCGCCGTGATCCTTTTTACCCACGGATTGCCGAAGGTTCTGCGCACCTCCCACGGATCGATGGCCGACCCAATGGCCGGGTCGATCAACCTCATCCAGAACGTGATGGGCTTACCTTTCGCTGCGCAACTCGCCTTCCTGGTCATGCTGCTGGAGACGGCAGGTGCGCTCATGCTGGCAACCGGGCTCGGCACGAGGTTGATAGCGCTGCTCGTCACACTTGAAATGGTTGCAATCAGCTATGCGCTCGGGCCGACCTGGCCCTGGATAGATCGAGGCATCGAGTTTCCTGTGCTGATGGGAGTTCTTGCCCTGTACATCGTCGCTCGCGGAGGCGGAGCCTATTCGTTGGACTCACGCTTGCGGCCGCGCGGCCTCAACATCTGA
- a CDS encoding DUF6434 domain-containing protein, translating to MSFNWHSDPLTRDTLVCKGYRNTQNVRRFMVEHCGVDFKFDRDFMAWVRNDVTKTLGDVVDEWLRRHRDIH from the coding sequence ATGAGTTTCAATTGGCACAGTGACCCGCTCACAAGAGATACGCTGGTTTGTAAAGGCTACAGGAATACACAGAACGTTCGCAGGTTCATGGTGGAACACTGCGGCGTGGACTTTAAATTCGACAGGGATTTCATGGCTTGGGTGCGCAATGACGTTACCAAGACGTTGGGAGATGTTGTCGATGAGTGGTTGCGGCGACATCGTGATATCCACTAA
- a CDS encoding AraC family transcriptional regulator gives MRNIERALWYIELELGSNLDLGRVAQHCKLSSFALARLFALSTGWSVMRYIRARRLSQAALTLRRGAPDILQVALDAGYGSHEAFTRAFCDLFGRTPKQVREHKDENLPLVEPLRMKERKLITLSEPRFETRSEFFIAGLGERFTFDKNEGIVGLWQAFAPYIERMPDQISTWTYGLCCNPAEDGSFEYIAGTEVSRVDDLPAVFRHFRVPRKNYAVFRHLGHISTIHQTFFSIFNHWLPESEYELADAPEFEQYSADFEPSQGKGYVEVWIPIARNQAADS, from the coding sequence ATGCGCAACATTGAAAGAGCGCTGTGGTACATCGAACTGGAGCTGGGGTCGAACCTCGATCTGGGGCGTGTTGCGCAGCATTGCAAGCTGTCTTCTTTTGCACTGGCTCGTTTGTTTGCGCTGTCGACGGGTTGGTCGGTGATGCGTTACATCCGCGCGCGGCGTTTGAGCCAGGCAGCTCTCACATTGCGCCGGGGGGCGCCGGATATCCTGCAGGTAGCACTGGATGCCGGCTACGGCTCCCATGAGGCTTTTACGCGTGCTTTCTGCGATCTGTTTGGGCGCACTCCGAAGCAGGTTCGTGAGCACAAGGATGAGAATCTTCCATTGGTGGAGCCTTTACGCATGAAAGAACGCAAACTCATAACACTCTCCGAGCCTCGCTTTGAAACCCGATCCGAGTTTTTCATTGCGGGTCTGGGCGAGCGTTTTACCTTCGACAAGAACGAAGGCATCGTGGGTTTGTGGCAAGCCTTCGCTCCTTACATTGAGCGGATGCCCGATCAGATAAGCACTTGGACCTACGGCCTGTGCTGCAATCCCGCAGAGGATGGCAGTTTCGAGTACATTGCCGGCACTGAGGTGTCCCGCGTCGACGATCTTCCCGCCGTTTTTCGACACTTCAGAGTGCCGCGGAAAAACTATGCCGTGTTTCGACACCTGGGCCATATCTCGACGATCCATCAGACGTTCTTCAGCATTTTCAACCACTGGTTGCCTGAGTCTGAATACGAGCTTGCAGACGCTCCTGAGTTCGAGCAATACAGTGCTGATTTTGAGCCGTCCCAAGGGAAGGGCTACGTAGAGGTGTGGATACCGATTGCAAGAAATCAGGCAGCCGATTCGTAG
- a CDS encoding helix-turn-helix transcriptional regulator, which produces MHPCDGIQHRQNIIDASVIRSRLPVTLTRVPVFVSTLCRVRQGEKLLQWDDRQMRAGPQHLILMPAGRELGISNIPGPHGHYIADAVSFPVSILRNFSARYSQQIMSHSGVLKTELCVRLDRHTTQAWDQLLAAINGNAPDALRTLYGEAVLLSLCLGGQLGPLLMGRDDPISERVQQLVMGSPQSDWTVASVAQHLNLGESTLRRQLANEGDSFRDILEGVRLAAALQWLQTTSRPIGEIAGACGYASASRFAVRFRSHYGLSPRELRAAI; this is translated from the coding sequence ATGCACCCTTGTGACGGCATACAGCACCGGCAAAATATTATCGATGCGAGTGTCATACGGTCGCGCCTGCCCGTTACGTTGACAAGGGTGCCGGTGTTCGTGAGCACCTTATGTCGGGTGCGGCAGGGGGAAAAGCTGCTGCAATGGGATGACCGGCAAATGCGTGCAGGGCCGCAACATCTGATTCTGATGCCGGCCGGGCGCGAACTGGGTATCTCCAATATCCCTGGCCCTCACGGACACTACATCGCCGATGCGGTGTCCTTCCCCGTCTCGATATTGCGCAACTTCAGCGCTCGATATAGCCAGCAGATCATGAGCCACAGCGGCGTGTTGAAGACCGAGCTGTGCGTGCGGTTGGACAGACACACAACACAGGCATGGGATCAGTTGTTGGCCGCCATCAACGGGAATGCCCCGGATGCATTACGCACCCTCTACGGGGAAGCGGTCCTTCTGAGCCTGTGCCTTGGCGGCCAGCTCGGGCCGCTGCTGATGGGGCGCGACGATCCGATTTCCGAGCGCGTGCAGCAGTTGGTGATGGGCAGCCCACAGAGTGATTGGACGGTTGCGAGCGTTGCCCAACATCTGAACCTGGGTGAGTCGACCTTGCGTCGTCAACTGGCGAATGAGGGGGACAGTTTCCGCGATATTCTGGAGGGCGTTCGACTGGCGGCAGCGTTGCAATGGCTGCAGACAACTTCTCGTCCCATTGGTGAAATTGCCGGCGCCTGCGGTTACGCCTCGGCCTCACGTTTTGCGGTGCGCTTTCGCTCACACTACGGTCTATCGCCACGTGAGTTGCGGGCAGCGATTTAA
- a CDS encoding kinase inhibitor: protein MNIRLILPALSMLVSLSGYAADFSLTSQDIADNRPLTRREVFQGFGCEGGNTSPELSWANAPAGTRSYAITVYDPDAPTGSGWWHWTVFNLPASLHSLPSGAGSSLPAGAVQGRTDYGQSAFGGACPPVGDKPHRYQFTVWALKVDKLPLDSQASGALVGYMLNANALAKATITSTYGR, encoded by the coding sequence ATGAACATCAGATTAATTTTGCCTGCACTCTCAATGCTCGTTTCATTGAGTGGCTACGCTGCTGACTTTTCACTGACCAGCCAGGATATTGCGGACAATCGTCCGCTGACCCGTCGCGAAGTGTTCCAGGGCTTCGGTTGCGAAGGTGGCAACACCTCCCCCGAACTTTCATGGGCGAACGCCCCCGCAGGTACCCGAAGTTACGCGATCACGGTCTACGATCCCGATGCACCGACCGGTAGCGGCTGGTGGCATTGGACGGTCTTTAACCTGCCAGCTTCTCTCCATAGCCTGCCAAGCGGAGCCGGGTCGAGTTTGCCTGCCGGTGCAGTACAAGGGCGGACAGATTATGGTCAGTCAGCGTTTGGCGGTGCTTGTCCTCCAGTAGGGGATAAACCCCATCGCTATCAATTCACCGTATGGGCATTGAAAGTCGATAAGCTACCGCTCGACAGCCAGGCCAGCGGAGCCTTGGTGGGGTATATGCTCAATGCCAACGCCTTGGCCAAAGCGACCATTACTTCAACTTACGGGCGTTAA